CGCCGAGGGCGCGCTGTGCAGCGAGTACGACGTGAGCCGCATCACGTTGCGCAGGGCGGTCGATGAACTCGTCCAGGACGGATACCTCGTACGCGAGCACGGCCGCGGCACCTTCGTGAGCCACCCGCGCTACAACCTCAAGCACCGCGAACGGTTCGTGAACGAGGTGACGGGCTTCCACACCCAGCTCACCCGGCAGGGACACACCGTCTCCTCCAGCGTGACCGTGCAGCAGCGCGAGCGAGCCGGCGCACGGCTCGGCGCGGCCCTCGGCATCAGCCCGGCCACCTCGGTCGTCCGGCTGGAACGGCTGCGCAGCGTGAACGGCGTGGTCCACCACCTGGCCGAGTCCTACGTCGAGGAGGACCGGTTCCCCGACGTCCTCACGACGGACTTCACGGACACCTCCCTGTACGCGTACCTGCGGGCCAGGCACGACGTGCTGCTGGTCCGCAACGAGATCGTCGTCGCACTGCACCGGTGCGACGCCAGAGAAGCCGGGCTGCTGGGCGTGGCCGAGGAGACCCCTCTGCTGCTGGCCACCTCCTGCGTCTTCGAACCGGGCCGAAAACCCGTCATCTTCGGCACCTCGAAACTTCTGCCGGACACGGCGGAGCTGTCCTTCGACATCGTGGCCGACGCCGAGTAGCACCCGCGACCGCCCCACCCCGTACCCCTACGGAGCACCCATGCTCAGCCGACTCCTTCCCGAGCGGAACATCCACTTCACCAGCTCGACGCTGACCTGGCGGGAAGCCATCACCCAGGTCGCCGCCCCGCTGCTGGAAGCCGGAGACATCACCCCCGAGTACATCCGGGCCATGCTTGACTCGGTCGAGGCCGGCGGCACCTACATCGACCTCGGCCACGGGATCGCCCTCGCCCACGCGCGCCCCGAGCGCGGCGTCGTCCGCACCGGCATCGCGATGCTGCGCCTGGCGGAACCCGCCGCGCTGCTCGACCAGCCCGAGCACGCGGTCGACCTCTACTTCTGCTTCGCCGCGGCGGACGCCGACGCGCACATGCGCGCCATGGCCTCCCTCGCCCGCATCCTCTCGGACGCGGACACCCGCCAGGCCCTGCGTGACGCGGCCTCGGCGGCCGAAGTAGTCGAACTGATCACAGAATTCGAGGAGTCCGAATGAAGTTCCTGGCCATGTGCAGCACCGGACTCGGCAGCAGTTTCATGGTGCGCATGAACATCGAGACCATCGTGCGGGAGCTGGATCTCCCCGACATCACGGTGGAGCACTCCGACATCAGCTCGGCGGGCCCCGACAGCGCCGACGTGTTCTTCGTGGCGAAGGACCTGGAGGACGCCGCCCACGGTCTCGGTGACGTCGTCGTGCTGAACAGCATCATCGACATGGACGAGCTGCGCGAGGCGGTCAAGTCCGCGGCGGCGCGACACGGTCTCGTCTGAGGGGTCGCCACCATCGGGAGAAACGTTTCCTCGCTTCTCCTTCCGGCCGTCTCCTTCCGGTCGTCCCCCTCCCGTCACCGCGCCTGCGGCCCGCCGTCCCTCCCGGCGGTCGCGGTGACGGCGCCGTCCACCCGCAGACGGCCGGGCGCGGTCACCGCCCCGGCCGCCGCACCCATGCGGCACGCGCCGCACGCCACGCGGCGGCCCGCTCGTGCCGCCGCCCGGCTGAACAGAACAGCAGGTTCCCCTCCGCGTCGACGCGCCGCCCGGAACCGGTACCCACCACTCCCGCACGCGGCCCCGTCGTGCCCGAAGAGAGGCGTTGTCAGTGAACAGCGTTCTTCAGAGTCTCCTCGATGTCTTCCGTGAGCCGTCCGTCATCGTCGGCCTCATAGCCCTGCTCGGCCTGCTGCTCCAGCGCAAGTCGGCCTCCGACACCGTCAAGGGCACGATCAAGGCGTTCGTCGGCTTCCTGGTCCTCGCGGCCGGCGCCGGCGTGGTCTCCGGCGCGCTGACGCCCTTCGGCGACATGTTCCAGCACGCGTTCGGCGTGCAGGGCGTGGTCCCCAACAACGAGGCCATCGTCGGCAAGGTCCTCACCGACTACGGCTCCCAGGCCGCGCTGATCTTCTTCTTCGGCATGGTCGTCAACGTGCTCCTCGCCCGCCTCACCACGTTCAAGTTCATCTACATGTCGGGGCACGTCGCCCTGTACCTGGCGGCCATGATCGCCGTCATCCTCATCGCGAACGGGTTCAGCAGCTGGCAGGCGGTGCTGTGGGGCTCGATCGCCCAGGGCCTGATCACCACCCTGTCGCCCGCCATGGTGCAGCCGTGGATGCGCCGGGTCACCAAGAACGACACCGTGGCGCTCGGACACACCGGCAACTTCGGCATCGCCACCAGCGGTCTCGTCGGCAAGTACCTCGGCGACCCCGCCAAGTCCACCGAGGACCTGAAGATCCCCAAGGGGCTCGGCTTCCTGCGCGACACCACCGTCGTCATCGCCAGCTCCATGGGCCTCATCTACCTCCTGGTGACCCTGGTCGCGGGCCCCGGCTACGTCGAGAGCAAGCTGAGCGACGGCCAGTGGTACGTGCTGTGGGCCGTCATGCAGGCGGGCACGTTCGCCGCGGGCGTCTTCATCATCCTCGCCGGTGTCCGCGTGGTCCTCGCCGAGATCATCCCCGCCTTCAAGGGCATCTCGGAGAAGCTCGTCCCCAACGCCAGGCCCGCGCTCGACGTCCCGATCGTCTTCACCTTCGCGCCCAACGCCGTGCTCGTCGGCTTCCTCGCCAGCTTCGTCGGCGGTCTCATCGGCATGGGCGTGCTGGTCGCGGTCGGCGGCACCATCATCATCCCGGGCATCGTCGCCCACTTCATGACCGGCGCCGCGTCCGGCGTCATCGGCAACGCCACCGGCGGCCGGCGCGGCGCGATCCTCGGCGCCATGGCCAACGGCCTGCTCATCACCTTCCTGCCGCTGCTGGTCCTGCCCTTCCTCGGCGACGTCGGCCTGCAGAACTCCACGTTCTCCGACGCCGACTTCGGCATCTCGGGCCTGCTCATCGGCGGCGCCGTGCAGGCCGGCCACATCGCCGTCATCGGCCTGGTCATCTGCGGCCTGATCGCCACGTTCGCCGCCAGCGCGATCGTCACCCGACGCAGGGCGGCGACCCCGGAGACACCGGCGCAGGAGAGCCAGCCGGCGTCCTGAACGACGACGTCGGACACCGTTCTGCCGGCCCGCCGACCGGCACCCCGCACGGGGTGCCGGTCGCGGGGCGTTGCGCCCCGGCGGCCCCTCACTGCCCCGCGAGCCCCGTGTGGGCCACCCCCGCCACGATCTGCCGTTGGAAGAAGACGAACACGACGATCAGCGGGAGGCCGGCCATCAGGCCGCCCGCCATGAGCTGGGCCCACTGGATGCCGTAGGAGTTCATGACGGTCGCGATGCCGTTCGGCATCGTCATCAGGTCGGGGTTGTTGGTCACCATGTAGGGCCACAGGAAGTTGTTCCACGAGGCGATGAAGGTGAAGATGCCGACCGCCGCGAGCGAGGGCCGCGACAGCGGCACGACGATGGTGAAGAAGACCCGCCAGCGGCCGGCGCCGTCGATGAAGGCCGCCTCCTCCAGTTCGCGCGGGACGCCCTGGAAGAACTTGTAGAGGATGTAGACCATCGCGGCGGGGGCGCACTGCGGGAGGATCATGCCCCAGTAGGTGTCGACCATCCCCAACTGCTGGACCGTGGTGAAGAGGGGGACGCCGAGCACGGCGGGCGAGACCATCAGGCCGGACATCACCAGGCCCATCAGCACCGCCTTGCCGCGGAACTCGGTGCGGGCGAAGCCGTATCCGGCGAGCGCGCTCACCAGCAGCACCACGGACGTCACACAGACCGAGACGACCAGCGAGTTGACGAACCAGTCGGTGATGTTGCCGGTCGCCAGCAGCGCCTTCCACGCCTGGACGGTCCACCGCTCGGGCAGCCAGTGCGTGGGGACGGCGACGGCCTCCGTCTCCGACTTGAGCGAGGTGAACAGGCCCCAGGCGAGCGGCGCGAGGAAGACGGCGGAGACGGCCGCGCCGAGGACGGTGAGGACGATCTGACCGGGCGTCCAGGGCCTGCGGGACTTCACGGGTACGGCGGTCGTCATCGGCCGGCCTCCTCGGTGCGGTTGCGCAGCAGCCACATCCGGGCGAGGGCGACGGCCGCGATGATCACGAAGAAGATGATGGAGATCGCGGACGCGTAGCCCACGCGGTAGCTGGTGAACCCTTCTTCGAGGGTGTACTGGACGAAGGTGCGGGTCGAGTTCTCCGGGCCGGGACCGAAGTCCATCATCACCACGGCCTGGTCGAAGACCTGGAGCGAGGCGAGGATCTGCAGGGCGATGACCAGGCCGGTGATGGTGCGCAGCATCGGCAGGGTGATGTGGATCGTCCGCTGCCAGGCGCCCGCGCCGTCCAGCTTCGCGGCCTCGTAGAGGTGGGCGGGGATCGACTGGAGGGCGGCGAGGTAGAGCAGGAAGCTGAACCCGACCGTCCACCACAGGGTCTCGATGACGAGGGCGAGCATCGCGTACGACGCGTCCGTCAGCCAGGGCGTGTCCAGGCCGAACACATGGTTGACCATTCCGGTGCCGGGGTTGAACAGCCACTGCCAGAGGTTGCCCGCGACCGTGGAGGGCAGCAGGAACGGCACGAAGAAGCAGAGGCGCCACAGCCACTGCCCGCGCTCGATGTGGTGGGCGAGCATCGCGAGCAGGAAGGCGAGGACGGCGATGCAGGGCACCACCAGCAGCGTGAAGTACGCGCTGTGGCCGAGAGCGTCCCACATCAGCGGGTCGTCGAGGGCCTCGCGGTAGTTGTCGAGGCCGATGAAACGCTCGCCCGTGCCGGTGATGTTGGCGTCCGTGAGGCTGAGGTAGACGCCGCGCAGCAGCGGCCAGATCACGAACAGCGAGAAGAGCGCGAGGAAGGGCGCCACGAACCAACCGCCGTGCTGGAAGCCCTGTCCGGGGCGGGCGGCGGTGGTGGTGCCGGCGGCGCCGGCCCCGGCGCGTGTCGGCGCGAGCACCGATCCGGCGGTCGTCATGCGGCCGTACCTCCCTGCGCGGCGGTCCTGCCGTCCATCGGGTTCTTCATCGCGAGCAGGGTGCGCAGCTCGTCTCTCATCCGGCGGGCCGCCGCGTCGGGCCTGGCGGAGCCCACGGTCGAGGAGACGACGACCGGGCCGACCCGCTGGGCGAGGATGCCGGTGGATCCCGCGAACCACACCTTGGGCTCGTTGGCCTGGTGGTCCATGGCCGACGCGTACTCGCTCTGCGGGGAGAGCCTCCGGTACGCCGGGGTGGACAGCGTCGGCAGATAGGCGGGGATGTGGCCGCCGGCCGCCCACTGCCGGGCGTGCGTGACGACGTACGCGGCGAGCCGGTGGGCGGCCTCGTCGGCGGCGCCACCGCGGTCGGACTGGTGCGGCAGCACGAAGGCGTGCGACTCGGCGTGGGTGGCCGGGGTGCCGAAGACGGGCGGCAGCGGGATCGCGCCGTACTCCAGCTCCGCGCCGGAGTAGACCGGCACCGACCAGTTGCCCTCCCACGCGAACGGGGCGCCGTTGATGAACTGTTCGGCGTTCACGGACCCCATCGCCGGGTCCGCGTAGCCGTCGCTGACGTGCCGCCGCAGGAATGCGAGCACCTGGGTGGCCTTGTCGGTGTCGAAGGTGACCTCGGTCCTGGCGTCGTCGAACCAGGTGCCGCCGAGCTGGGTGTAGAAGGCGACGAAGAACCACCACTGGAAGTTCTGGTCGTTGATCCACAGCCCGATGGTCTGCAGGCCCTTCTTGGTGGCCTGCCGCGCCTCCTTGAGGACGCCGAACCAGTCGTCGACGGAGGTGATCGGGACGATCCGGTCGTCGGCGCCGAGCAGCCCCGCCTTCCGCAGCACGTCCTTGCGGTAGAAGCAGAGCTGGACGTGGACGTCGAGCGGGAGGGCGTACAGCTTGCCGTCGATGACCCCGCGCTGCCAGAGAGCGGGGGTGTAGTCCGCCTCCCGCAGCCCGTACGTGGCGAGCAGGTCGACGTCCCAGGCGTCGAGGAGGCGGCCAGGCGCGAACCCGGCGACCCGGCCGATGTGCATGACGCCGAGGTCGGGTGCCCGGTTGCCCGCGGCCGCCATGGCGAGCTTCGTGTAGAAGGGGTTGCCCCACTGGAGCGTGGAGTCCTTCACGGCGATGCCCGGATGGGCCGCGCGGAAGGCGTCCAGCATCGCGATCATGTTGGAGCCGTCGCCGCCGCTGAAGAGGTTCCAGTAGCGCACCCGGGTCCGCGCGGTGGAGGCGAGCGCGTCGGCGCCGCTGCCGAGGCCGGCGAAGCCGAAACCCGCCGCCACCGCCAACCCTCCCGCCGCGCCCAGTAGTTGCCTGCGGCCGAGGCCAGGTCGTCCCATTGCCCGCCCTTACCGTCGAGGATCTGTCGTCCACGTGCTGGTACGCGTGCGGGTCCTTCGCCGGGGGTGAGCGGGCGGCCCACGCCACCCCACCCGTCCGTTCGAGATATCGACGCGTGCCCGTAAGTTCGAACGGGACCGTAGAATCGAAGCGCTTCCGCGTCAATGGGTCCGACCGGACTTTCCCGCACCGGGCACCCCACGCGCCGCCTCCCTCTCCCTGCTCCGACAGGCCCCGCACACGCCTCCGCGCCCCGGGGGAGCCGGGGCGCGGAGACGTGGGGACGGGTGTCGGCCGGCGCGGGTCTCTGCCGGTCGGGGAGGCGCGTCTCAGGCGACGGTCACCGGCGCGGTCACCGGCAGGCGCGGCTCGGCCGCGACGCGGCGCAGCCGGTAGGTGCGCAGCCGCAGCGTGCACCAGATGCCGATCGCCGAGGTCACCATCAGCGCGGCGGCGGGCGGCCAGTAGGCGCCGCCGGCCAGGGACGACAGCCACACCGCCGCGACCGGGCCGAACCCGCCGAAGACCAGGTTGCAGAGCTGGTAGGACATCGAGATGCCGGTGTAGCGGACGTGCGGGGCGAACCCCTCGGCGAGGATCGCCGCGATCGGACCGTAGAGGGCCGACATCACG
The sequence above is a segment of the Streptomyces griseoviridis genome. Coding sequences within it:
- a CDS encoding extracellular solute-binding protein is translated as MGRPGLGRRQLLGAAGGLAVAAGFGFAGLGSGADALASTARTRVRYWNLFSGGDGSNMIAMLDAFRAAHPGIAVKDSTLQWGNPFYTKLAMAAAGNRAPDLGVMHIGRVAGFAPGRLLDAWDVDLLATYGLREADYTPALWQRGVIDGKLYALPLDVHVQLCFYRKDVLRKAGLLGADDRIVPITSVDDWFGVLKEARQATKKGLQTIGLWINDQNFQWWFFVAFYTQLGGTWFDDARTEVTFDTDKATQVLAFLRRHVSDGYADPAMGSVNAEQFINGAPFAWEGNWSVPVYSGAELEYGAIPLPPVFGTPATHAESHAFVLPHQSDRGGAADEAAHRLAAYVVTHARQWAAGGHIPAYLPTLSTPAYRRLSPQSEYASAMDHQANEPKVWFAGSTGILAQRVGPVVVSSTVGSARPDAAARRMRDELRTLLAMKNPMDGRTAAQGGTAA
- a CDS encoding carbohydrate ABC transporter permease, whose translation is MTTAVPVKSRRPWTPGQIVLTVLGAAVSAVFLAPLAWGLFTSLKSETEAVAVPTHWLPERWTVQAWKALLATGNITDWFVNSLVVSVCVTSVVLLVSALAGYGFARTEFRGKAVLMGLVMSGLMVSPAVLGVPLFTTVQQLGMVDTYWGMILPQCAPAAMVYILYKFFQGVPRELEEAAFIDGAGRWRVFFTIVVPLSRPSLAAVGIFTFIASWNNFLWPYMVTNNPDLMTMPNGIATVMNSYGIQWAQLMAGGLMAGLPLIVVFVFFQRQIVAGVAHTGLAGQ
- a CDS encoding PTS sugar transporter subunit IIA, coding for MLSRLLPERNIHFTSSTLTWREAITQVAAPLLEAGDITPEYIRAMLDSVEAGGTYIDLGHGIALAHARPERGVVRTGIAMLRLAEPAALLDQPEHAVDLYFCFAAADADAHMRAMASLARILSDADTRQALRDAASAAEVVELITEFEESE
- a CDS encoding carbohydrate ABC transporter permease — encoded protein: MTTAGSVLAPTRAGAGAAGTTTAARPGQGFQHGGWFVAPFLALFSLFVIWPLLRGVYLSLTDANITGTGERFIGLDNYREALDDPLMWDALGHSAYFTLLVVPCIAVLAFLLAMLAHHIERGQWLWRLCFFVPFLLPSTVAGNLWQWLFNPGTGMVNHVFGLDTPWLTDASYAMLALVIETLWWTVGFSFLLYLAALQSIPAHLYEAAKLDGAGAWQRTIHITLPMLRTITGLVIALQILASLQVFDQAVVMMDFGPGPENSTRTFVQYTLEEGFTSYRVGYASAISIIFFVIIAAVALARMWLLRNRTEEAGR
- a CDS encoding GntR family transcriptional regulator; translation: MAGHKYAQVRDHLLRRVQSLPVGERLPAEGALCSEYDVSRITLRRAVDELVQDGYLVREHGRGTFVSHPRYNLKHRERFVNEVTGFHTQLTRQGHTVSSSVTVQQRERAGARLGAALGISPATSVVRLERLRSVNGVVHHLAESYVEEDRFPDVLTTDFTDTSLYAYLRARHDVLLVRNEIVVALHRCDAREAGLLGVAEETPLLLATSCVFEPGRKPVIFGTSKLLPDTAELSFDIVADAE
- a CDS encoding PTS sugar transporter subunit IIB, which produces MKFLAMCSTGLGSSFMVRMNIETIVRELDLPDITVEHSDISSAGPDSADVFFVAKDLEDAAHGLGDVVVLNSIIDMDELREAVKSAAARHGLV
- a CDS encoding PTS ascorbate transporter subunit IIC, with the translated sequence MNSVLQSLLDVFREPSVIVGLIALLGLLLQRKSASDTVKGTIKAFVGFLVLAAGAGVVSGALTPFGDMFQHAFGVQGVVPNNEAIVGKVLTDYGSQAALIFFFGMVVNVLLARLTTFKFIYMSGHVALYLAAMIAVILIANGFSSWQAVLWGSIAQGLITTLSPAMVQPWMRRVTKNDTVALGHTGNFGIATSGLVGKYLGDPAKSTEDLKIPKGLGFLRDTTVVIASSMGLIYLLVTLVAGPGYVESKLSDGQWYVLWAVMQAGTFAAGVFIILAGVRVVLAEIIPAFKGISEKLVPNARPALDVPIVFTFAPNAVLVGFLASFVGGLIGMGVLVAVGGTIIIPGIVAHFMTGAASGVIGNATGGRRGAILGAMANGLLITFLPLLVLPFLGDVGLQNSTFSDADFGISGLLIGGAVQAGHIAVIGLVICGLIATFAASAIVTRRRAATPETPAQESQPAS